The following proteins are encoded in a genomic region of Sorangiineae bacterium MSr12523:
- a CDS encoding protein kinase, giving the protein MSGQAVSKRVLARVGTDVQKYRIERLIGIGGMAAVYAATHRNGNRVAIKFLLERYADDPAICRLFSREAYVANEVGHPGAVNVLDDDIDDDGCPFMVMPLLEGESLRRRWEEKGKRLPLTEVAVFIADALDVLAAAHAKGIVHRDIKPDNLFVTNTGHVRVLDFGIARRLEGDGTGTATGQMLGTPAFMPPEQALGERTAIGPHSDCWAVGATMFLLLSGEFVHPADNSNAQLAAAATKRARSLAEVASTLPVAAVQLVDKALAFDIGQRWPSAREMREALLEAFGSALGKPVSDVATDVRREIATQLSPAGDDLHANTTLEREHRSQVGGMTERDAQTSGGPKQSRAAAGNISGPSRHVGDEATTVLAAGVVKGVAPRTRTIWVSVIGLFVFLAVGVAVLGRGQGKQAEVPAVPTARATTIVDLPISPTCKNEAVIHYREGLIAMRKATWDVAHAAFEKAAALDPACPEPHVQLALTGYSLTYPIATEREWFRQALAVRDALGERDRLMLDALSPLIMSEPADRQETTRRLDEMARRFPYDAQVLDYAAIAHLLSASDPATAQRVLELAREETAIDPLAANGWQMQAGTYALLGRQDDERAALRKCLEVAPGSTDCLDQRGRSLRECGECEAALTDTRSWIVNAPRNHRAYLTLAQALAATGAPLESVESALQQMRDLGSKEWSDVIYVYYSALLAALNGDFVQAQKLAEQMAAQAQVSSVLLHHVRMSALLVDIFVETGQEARAVPVAQRFLRRKSAAPAGFWRAAAFEPLVLSAMFRPARAQWLDWSEHWEKSSLSELTKQQAWALRWGPISDTKDVGAQAWAARPSEEPSALKPADQQYIVPVMADAFEGRIALAAGEYESAVKSLEASVKPCFRLEQPFPNTRAHFWLGQAKEYTGDVAGACNAYGVVLQRWGNAKPRSVTAENAKKRAHALGCTL; this is encoded by the coding sequence ATGTCAGGGCAAGCCGTTTCAAAACGCGTGCTGGCGCGGGTCGGTACCGATGTACAGAAGTACCGGATCGAGCGGCTGATCGGCATCGGCGGCATGGCCGCGGTGTACGCTGCGACCCACCGCAACGGGAACCGGGTCGCGATCAAGTTTTTGCTCGAGCGATACGCCGACGACCCCGCGATCTGCCGTCTCTTCAGCCGCGAAGCCTACGTTGCCAACGAGGTGGGCCACCCCGGCGCCGTCAACGTGCTGGACGACGACATCGACGACGACGGGTGCCCTTTCATGGTCATGCCGCTCCTCGAAGGCGAATCCTTGCGCCGCCGATGGGAGGAAAAGGGCAAACGACTCCCGCTCACCGAGGTCGCCGTCTTCATTGCCGACGCCCTCGACGTTCTGGCCGCGGCACACGCCAAGGGCATCGTTCACCGCGATATCAAGCCGGACAATTTGTTCGTGACGAACACAGGTCACGTCCGCGTGCTCGACTTCGGTATCGCGCGCCGCCTCGAGGGCGACGGAACGGGGACCGCGACAGGACAGATGCTCGGAACCCCTGCGTTCATGCCACCCGAGCAGGCGCTCGGCGAGCGAACAGCCATCGGACCGCACAGCGATTGCTGGGCGGTCGGGGCCACGATGTTCTTGCTCTTGTCAGGGGAGTTCGTTCACCCGGCCGACAACTCGAACGCGCAACTGGCCGCCGCCGCGACGAAGCGCGCGCGATCGCTCGCGGAAGTCGCGTCCACCTTGCCCGTCGCGGCCGTGCAGCTCGTGGACAAGGCTCTCGCCTTCGACATCGGCCAGCGCTGGCCGTCGGCGCGTGAGATGCGTGAGGCATTGCTGGAAGCCTTTGGTAGCGCGCTTGGGAAACCGGTGTCGGATGTCGCGACGGACGTTCGCCGCGAAATCGCGACCCAATTGTCTCCCGCGGGCGACGATCTTCATGCGAATACGACCCTTGAGCGCGAGCACCGTTCTCAAGTGGGCGGCATGACGGAGAGGGATGCGCAGACGTCGGGCGGCCCCAAGCAAAGCCGCGCCGCTGCAGGCAACATTTCAGGCCCATCCCGCCATGTCGGAGACGAGGCAACGACCGTGCTCGCCGCCGGCGTCGTGAAAGGAGTCGCGCCGCGCACGCGGACAATTTGGGTGTCGGTGATAGGACTGTTCGTATTCCTGGCCGTGGGCGTTGCCGTGCTGGGCCGAGGTCAGGGCAAGCAGGCAGAGGTTCCCGCAGTACCGACGGCCAGGGCGACGACCATCGTCGATCTGCCGATTTCACCTACCTGCAAAAACGAAGCTGTCATTCACTATCGCGAAGGGCTCATCGCGATGCGCAAGGCGACGTGGGACGTGGCCCACGCGGCATTCGAAAAGGCTGCTGCACTCGATCCGGCATGCCCTGAACCTCACGTGCAGTTGGCGCTGACGGGTTACTCGTTGACTTATCCCATTGCAACGGAGCGCGAATGGTTTCGCCAGGCCCTTGCCGTCCGCGATGCGCTCGGCGAACGAGACCGTCTCATGCTCGACGCGCTCTCACCCCTCATCATGTCGGAACCCGCCGATCGCCAAGAGACAACGCGTCGACTCGACGAAATGGCTCGAAGGTTTCCGTACGATGCGCAGGTTCTCGATTATGCGGCAATAGCTCATCTTCTTAGCGCCAGTGATCCGGCGACGGCCCAGCGCGTATTGGAGTTAGCGCGCGAAGAGACAGCGATCGACCCGTTGGCCGCAAATGGCTGGCAAATGCAGGCCGGTACCTACGCCTTGCTGGGTCGACAGGATGACGAGAGGGCTGCACTCCGCAAGTGTCTCGAAGTTGCGCCTGGCTCGACGGATTGCCTCGACCAGCGTGGCCGCAGCCTCCGGGAATGTGGCGAGTGTGAAGCTGCCCTGACCGACACACGTTCATGGATCGTCAACGCACCGAGGAATCACCGCGCCTATTTGACATTGGCCCAAGCACTAGCGGCCACGGGCGCTCCCCTCGAGAGTGTGGAGTCCGCGCTTCAGCAAATGCGCGATCTTGGCTCGAAGGAGTGGAGTGACGTCATCTATGTATACTACTCGGCCCTTCTCGCGGCGCTGAACGGCGATTTCGTACAAGCCCAAAAATTGGCCGAGCAAATGGCTGCGCAGGCGCAAGTATCGTCGGTGCTTTTGCATCACGTGCGCATGTCGGCGCTCCTCGTGGATATTTTCGTGGAGACAGGTCAGGAAGCTCGTGCCGTTCCCGTAGCTCAGCGTTTTCTGCGACGAAAGAGCGCAGCCCCGGCGGGCTTCTGGCGCGCAGCGGCATTCGAACCCTTGGTCCTTTCCGCAATGTTCCGGCCGGCCCGTGCGCAGTGGCTCGACTGGTCCGAGCACTGGGAGAAAAGTTCGCTGTCAGAACTGACCAAGCAGCAAGCCTGGGCGCTGCGTTGGGGCCCCATCAGCGACACGAAGGACGTAGGTGCGCAAGCTTGGGCAGCGCGGCCAAGCGAGGAGCCATCCGCCCTGAAGCCAGCCGATCAACAGTACATCGTCCCGGTCATGGCCGATGCCTTCGAAGGGCGGATTGCCCTCG
- a CDS encoding HEAT repeat domain-containing protein → MDKRIFAFVTAAAGLVLLAGPVAATAPEHMQKETSCSVDSMVDNLRESLQSGSPSLKRYASTVLREAALTLSAEDLRAAFARERQPAMVEALAAALATKASHSEDPSLIRPLLSRATHDADPAVRAAALRGLRSTGSVDMMAKSGERVRYEQLIQDASPEVRKAVVENLKAESSEVYAGHDRTVSETAISAAKASTDPAATAELLRNASMEQVGSRAVRDVTGQLESSNPQVRAAAASALGGVQAAHSSEARVALTQLYRNDATPEVRRAVLESIARLGQTHAIPALESLASIDPAMKGEIDAWIAALKLGLQEWNLISREKERRETR, encoded by the coding sequence ATGGATAAGCGGATTTTTGCATTCGTCACCGCGGCTGCGGGGCTGGTGTTGCTCGCAGGGCCCGTTGCAGCCACGGCACCCGAGCACATGCAAAAGGAGACATCGTGCTCGGTGGACTCGATGGTCGATAACCTGCGCGAGTCGCTGCAATCGGGGTCGCCCTCGCTGAAGCGGTACGCCTCCACGGTGTTGCGCGAGGCGGCACTCACCTTGTCGGCCGAGGATTTGCGCGCCGCCTTCGCGCGCGAGCGCCAGCCGGCGATGGTCGAAGCGTTGGCCGCGGCACTGGCCACCAAAGCGAGCCATTCGGAGGATCCCTCGTTGATTCGGCCGTTGCTATCCCGCGCCACCCACGATGCCGATCCTGCCGTTCGCGCGGCGGCTTTGCGCGGGCTTCGCTCCACCGGTTCGGTGGACATGATGGCAAAGAGCGGTGAACGCGTGCGTTACGAGCAATTGATTCAGGATGCATCGCCGGAGGTGCGCAAGGCCGTCGTCGAGAACCTCAAGGCGGAGAGCTCCGAGGTGTATGCCGGCCACGATCGCACCGTGTCGGAGACGGCGATCTCCGCGGCCAAGGCGTCCACCGATCCGGCTGCGACGGCGGAACTTTTGCGCAATGCATCGATGGAACAAGTGGGATCGCGCGCCGTTCGGGACGTGACCGGGCAACTCGAATCGTCCAATCCGCAGGTTCGCGCGGCGGCGGCAAGCGCGCTGGGCGGTGTGCAAGCGGCGCACTCCTCGGAGGCGCGTGTCGCATTGACGCAGCTTTATCGAAACGATGCGACCCCGGAAGTGCGCCGCGCCGTCCTCGAGTCGATTGCACGCCTCGGGCAAACGCACGCGATACCGGCTCTGGAGTCGCTTGCGTCGATCGATCCTGCCATGAAGGGCGAGATCGATGCCTGGATTGCGGCGTTGAAGCTCGGCCTTCAGGAGTGGAACCTCATTTCGAGAGAGAAGGAACGGAGGGAGACGCGATGA
- a CDS encoding P1 family peptidase: MKLSHIVLAASIVSCTPPKTPPAPASAPVSVEQGSEQRARLRDLGITLGSLPTGKYNAITDVPGVRVGHVTHNWGFGKLIPGKGPARTGVTVILPTSDDFWHSKVPAASFILNGNGEMTGLHYVKEFGYLETPIVFTDTHGIGAAFDGGVRYMQQRFDGIGKDEAPTTPLVGECDDGWLNDMRGLHVTAADVMKAAERASDGPVQEGAVGGGTGMMCYGFKCGIGTSSRVLPDKAGGYIVGAIVQSNFGTRPELRINGVPVGEEIKDLLPEEAYHTDGSLLVVVATNAPLTSRQLERVTRRVSLGVARTGTISHNGSGDLFVAFATGNRIPGQPTELTHPLRELADERIDPIFQATVESVEEAILNSLTMATTTRGRDDHVAHAIPLDRLRAIMRRYGR; this comes from the coding sequence ATGAAGCTTTCGCACATCGTTCTTGCGGCATCGATCGTATCTTGTACGCCTCCAAAGACGCCACCCGCGCCGGCGTCTGCGCCGGTCTCGGTGGAGCAAGGGAGCGAGCAACGCGCCCGTCTTCGTGATCTCGGCATTACGCTCGGCAGCCTGCCCACCGGCAAATACAATGCGATCACCGATGTTCCGGGCGTGCGCGTCGGACATGTCACCCACAATTGGGGCTTTGGAAAGCTGATACCGGGCAAAGGCCCCGCACGCACGGGCGTGACCGTCATCCTGCCGACGTCCGACGACTTTTGGCACAGCAAGGTGCCCGCCGCGAGCTTCATCCTCAATGGCAACGGCGAAATGACGGGGCTGCACTACGTCAAAGAGTTCGGCTACCTCGAAACGCCCATCGTCTTCACCGACACGCATGGCATCGGCGCCGCCTTCGATGGGGGCGTGCGCTACATGCAGCAGCGCTTCGACGGCATTGGCAAGGACGAGGCTCCGACGACGCCGCTCGTAGGCGAATGCGACGATGGCTGGCTCAATGACATGCGCGGTTTGCACGTCACCGCGGCCGACGTGATGAAGGCCGCCGAGCGCGCAAGCGACGGCCCCGTGCAGGAAGGCGCCGTGGGCGGCGGCACGGGCATGATGTGTTACGGATTCAAGTGCGGAATCGGCACTTCGTCGCGCGTTCTGCCGGACAAAGCGGGCGGATACATCGTGGGCGCCATCGTCCAATCGAACTTCGGGACCCGCCCCGAATTGCGCATCAATGGCGTGCCCGTTGGGGAGGAAATCAAAGATTTGCTTCCCGAGGAGGCGTACCACACCGACGGTTCGTTGCTCGTGGTGGTGGCGACCAATGCGCCTTTGACCTCGCGCCAACTCGAGCGTGTCACCCGTCGCGTGTCCCTCGGTGTCGCGCGCACCGGAACCATTTCGCACAACGGCAGCGGCGACTTGTTCGTGGCCTTCGCCACGGGCAACCGCATCCCAGGTCAGCCCACCGAGCTCACGCATCCGCTGCGCGAACTCGCCGACGAGCGCATCGACCCCATTTTTCAGGCGACCGTGGAAAGCGTGGAAGAGGCCATCCTCAATTCGCTGACCATGGCCACGACGACACGCGGCCGCGATGATCATGTGGCGCACGCGATTCCGCTGGATCGCTTGCGCGCGATCATGCGCCGGTATGGGCGCTAA
- a CDS encoding HEAT repeat domain-containing protein, producing MARRRLLVFGLVGSLVVIGPVLRWTIRRDAPHASVDAHESSSFSEMPSGLDRASSGGPLGSAPPVEQLPVTVCWKNLAAFDKNLSLANFRAALTAALAANDPHLTNYLQERLTELVGDDPQKALEVVDWAETSAPPALGVYMEALKKTPAVQNEEVSERLVGLGESKTASLEHRSAAIDALETQRRLSDRALSRLSAVAMDETVDSTAWVATRTLGRVMKEDYARTGSYERYWKQLLQIGERSNESAVRLLALEMPSYSNPLLDRGSMDRLGNILHSDPERDVREMAAFRLSVTAEPQRALEIFRTAFSHEKELCVRWAIVRFAVRAAGERALPLLAQFAAQDSRFQQDYLDFKALYAQGTVDFARVWFEKQERHQCPEEGEGEEGRTNG from the coding sequence ATGGCGCGAAGAAGGCTCCTCGTATTTGGGCTCGTCGGATCGCTGGTCGTCATCGGTCCGGTGTTGCGGTGGACCATTCGGCGCGACGCGCCCCACGCATCGGTGGACGCTCACGAATCGTCGTCTTTTTCGGAAATGCCGAGTGGTCTCGATAGGGCTTCGAGCGGAGGTCCATTGGGGTCGGCGCCGCCGGTCGAGCAGCTTCCGGTGACCGTATGTTGGAAAAACCTTGCAGCGTTCGACAAAAACCTGTCGCTGGCGAATTTCCGCGCGGCGCTGACCGCGGCCTTGGCGGCGAACGATCCACATCTCACGAATTACCTTCAGGAGCGCCTGACCGAGCTGGTTGGGGATGATCCGCAAAAGGCCCTGGAGGTCGTGGATTGGGCCGAAACCTCCGCGCCGCCGGCGCTGGGCGTCTACATGGAGGCGTTGAAGAAGACGCCCGCCGTGCAAAATGAAGAGGTTTCCGAGCGTCTCGTAGGGCTTGGTGAGAGCAAAACCGCGAGCCTGGAGCATCGTTCGGCGGCCATCGATGCGCTGGAAACCCAGCGACGGCTTTCCGACCGTGCGCTTTCGCGTCTCAGCGCGGTGGCCATGGACGAGACGGTGGATTCGACGGCGTGGGTGGCCACGCGCACGTTGGGGCGCGTCATGAAGGAGGACTACGCCCGTACGGGCTCGTACGAGCGCTATTGGAAGCAACTCCTTCAAATTGGGGAGCGCTCCAATGAATCCGCGGTTCGTCTTCTGGCGTTGGAAATGCCGTCGTACTCGAATCCATTGCTCGACCGCGGGTCGATGGACCGATTGGGAAATATCCTGCACAGCGATCCGGAGCGCGACGTGCGCGAAATGGCGGCGTTTCGCTTGTCCGTGACCGCGGAGCCGCAGCGGGCGCTGGAGATCTTCCGAACGGCCTTCTCGCACGAGAAGGAGCTCTGTGTTCGCTGGGCCATCGTTCGCTTTGCCGTGCGGGCCGCCGGTGAACGGGCATTGCCGCTGCTCGCGCAATTTGCCGCGCAAGACTCACGCTTTCAGCAAGACTACCTCGACTTCAAAGCCCTCTACGCGCAGGGAACCGTCGATTTCGCGCGCGTCTGGTTCGAGAAGCAAGAGCGCCATCAATGCCCGGAAGAAGGCGAGGGAGAGGAGGGCCGCACCAATGGATAA
- a CDS encoding sigma 54-interacting transcriptional regulator: protein MVEAVSTKRLIVSGGMDAGGQLLVDEQVKLVGRARDAHLVLSDRRVSRHHFHVFATKDGVHMRTCNNASPLVYGGQEVHDAEVHVGGTVLVGDTTLLVVESGALEQEKASAHDGATTVASLLTGAASEIRGLAAMYALNEALTPASDAQGIEGILGSWVKQHAPCSAVELLPIDERARASENGEPLVETALADGNTRIAVPTYGASIGGVAFTLAMPPSRIGDSLRRLLVLAASLCGAHLARLSVLATVKEDRETLRRQAVGSAHAFLGDSPAAVELTRIIPRLAGSDVTVLLLGETGVGKSFVARLLHETGPRRDAPMRIINCAAIPEALIESELFGHERGAFTGAIATKVGAFEAAGHGTILLDEIGELPWPSQAKLLRVLEEKSFERVGSNRALALHARVVAATNRDLSAMVAEGTFRRDLYFRISAAKYTVPPLRDRGDDLVLLAQRILADIGPSAGRRLEGFSSDALEAVRAYSWPGNVRELRHAIELAVVLGSGPLLTAADLSLAPPAASAPAPEGEGEVESRDTVHLPAKLEDIERRAIDAALRVTGGNVTKAAALLGISRNTLHNKMRPRT from the coding sequence GTGGTGGAAGCAGTTTCGACGAAACGTCTCATCGTTTCCGGTGGCATGGACGCCGGTGGGCAGTTGCTCGTGGACGAGCAGGTGAAGCTCGTGGGGCGGGCACGGGATGCGCATCTCGTGCTGAGCGATCGGCGCGTGTCTCGGCATCATTTTCACGTGTTTGCCACGAAAGATGGCGTGCACATGCGCACGTGCAACAACGCTTCGCCGCTCGTTTATGGCGGGCAGGAAGTCCATGATGCGGAGGTTCACGTCGGCGGAACCGTCCTCGTCGGGGATACCACCTTGCTCGTCGTCGAGTCCGGTGCATTGGAGCAGGAGAAGGCGTCTGCCCACGATGGGGCGACCACCGTCGCGTCCCTTCTCACGGGCGCCGCCTCCGAGATTCGCGGATTGGCCGCGATGTATGCCCTCAACGAAGCGCTCACGCCGGCTTCCGATGCGCAGGGCATCGAGGGCATTCTTGGCTCGTGGGTCAAACAGCATGCGCCGTGCAGCGCGGTCGAACTGTTGCCCATCGATGAGCGAGCCCGCGCGTCGGAGAATGGCGAACCCCTCGTGGAAACCGCGTTGGCGGACGGTAACACGCGCATCGCCGTGCCCACGTACGGCGCATCCATCGGAGGGGTCGCGTTCACCCTCGCGATGCCGCCATCTCGGATCGGCGATTCGCTTCGCCGGCTCCTCGTTCTCGCGGCGTCGCTCTGCGGGGCGCACCTCGCGCGCTTGTCCGTGCTCGCCACCGTGAAGGAAGATCGCGAAACGTTGCGCCGCCAAGCCGTCGGCAGCGCACACGCGTTCCTCGGAGATTCGCCTGCCGCCGTCGAGCTCACGCGCATCATCCCGCGCCTTGCGGGCTCCGATGTCACCGTTCTTCTCCTGGGCGAAACCGGCGTGGGAAAAAGCTTCGTCGCGCGCCTGCTCCATGAGACGGGGCCTCGCCGCGACGCTCCGATGCGCATCATCAACTGCGCTGCGATTCCCGAGGCCCTCATCGAGAGCGAACTTTTCGGCCACGAGCGCGGCGCCTTCACCGGCGCCATTGCCACCAAAGTCGGCGCCTTCGAAGCCGCCGGACACGGCACGATCCTCCTCGACGAAATTGGCGAGCTCCCATGGCCAAGCCAGGCAAAGCTGCTCCGTGTCCTCGAGGAAAAGAGCTTCGAGCGCGTTGGCTCGAACCGCGCGCTCGCCCTGCATGCGCGTGTCGTCGCCGCCACCAACCGCGATCTCTCCGCCATGGTTGCCGAGGGCACCTTTCGCCGCGATCTCTATTTCCGAATCTCGGCCGCGAAATACACCGTGCCTCCGTTGCGCGATCGCGGTGACGACCTCGTCTTGCTCGCGCAGCGGATTCTCGCGGACATCGGCCCCAGCGCGGGACGGCGGCTCGAGGGCTTTTCGAGCGATGCGCTCGAGGCCGTGCGCGCTTATTCCTGGCCCGGCAACGTCCGCGAGCTTCGCCACGCCATCGAGCTGGCCGTGGTTCTCGGTAGCGGGCCGCTCCTCACCGCCGCGGATCTTTCTCTCGCGCCGCCGGCTGCAAGTGCCCCCGCGCCCGAGGGGGAGGGCGAGGTCGAATCGCGCGACACGGTGCATTTGCCGGCGAAACTGGAAGACATCGAGCGCCGCGCCATCGACGCCGCCTTGCGAGTCACCGGCGGCAACGTGACGAAGGCCGCCGCGCTCTTGGGAATCAGCCGAAACACGCTGCACAACAAGATGCGCCCAAGAACGTGA
- a CDS encoding O-acetyl-ADP-ribose deacetylase — protein MLQIEIVQGDITEQDVDAIVNAANSSLSGGGGVDGAIHRRGGRAILEECRRIRAERYPDGLPTGQAVATGGGRLPARWVIHTVGPIYVRSSAPARELASCHIESLRVADELGARSVAFPAISAGIYGYPLHEAAPIALRTVREARTSVELVRFVLFDEVALRAFTLAETSSS, from the coding sequence ATGCTGCAGATCGAAATCGTCCAGGGCGACATTACCGAGCAAGACGTCGACGCCATCGTGAACGCAGCCAACTCGTCGCTATCGGGCGGCGGGGGTGTCGACGGGGCCATTCATCGCCGCGGTGGCCGCGCCATTCTGGAAGAGTGCCGCCGCATCCGCGCAGAGCGTTATCCCGATGGCCTCCCCACTGGCCAAGCCGTGGCCACGGGAGGGGGAAGGCTGCCTGCGCGCTGGGTCATCCACACCGTGGGCCCCATCTACGTGCGCTCGTCCGCGCCCGCTCGCGAACTCGCGAGTTGCCACATCGAGTCCCTGCGCGTCGCCGACGAATTGGGAGCACGCTCCGTTGCATTCCCCGCGATTTCCGCGGGGATATATGGATATCCCTTGCACGAGGCCGCGCCCATTGCCCTTCGCACGGTGCGCGAGGCGAGGACCTCGGTGGAGCTCGTGCGCTTCGTTCTTTTCGATGAAGTCGCGCTGCGTGCATTTACGCTGGCCGAAACGTCGTCGTCGTAG
- a CDS encoding Rpn family recombination-promoting nuclease/putative transposase, which translates to MSKSPSPHDALFKASFGRPDIARSELELVLPRAILTQLDLSTLVVLPGSYIDDDLRQTHSDLLYGVRTVSGEPSLVCVLAEHQSKYDATMALRLLEYALRVWRRWLDEHPGGKIPLLICLVLHHGEGGWSGPPELSSMFDASSSAIEATREFIPHFRYILDDLTALSVEVLAGRTIHVLGRLVQIALWTSSSLERFEQAAPLMQQLARVTTRDAATRTLLTRLYVYLLQVLRDVDARAVYDKLVEIAGPEGKEDVMTAAEQLMAKGMADGLAKGMADGLAKGMADGLAKGMADGLAKGRIETLRMAIEKALEARKVTLSEAGRARLEGCSDSDVLERWYERALTLNEESEIFGG; encoded by the coding sequence ATGTCGAAGTCTCCGAGTCCCCACGATGCCTTGTTCAAGGCCAGCTTCGGCCGACCTGATATCGCTCGGAGCGAGCTGGAACTGGTCCTGCCGCGAGCCATTCTCACGCAGCTCGACCTTTCGACCCTCGTCGTCTTACCGGGATCTTACATCGATGACGATCTGCGACAGACGCATTCGGACTTACTCTACGGCGTACGGACCGTGTCTGGCGAGCCGTCGCTGGTGTGCGTTTTGGCCGAACATCAGTCCAAGTACGACGCGACGATGGCGCTTCGCTTGCTCGAGTATGCACTACGAGTTTGGCGAAGATGGCTTGACGAGCATCCGGGCGGCAAAATTCCTCTGCTCATATGCCTCGTCTTGCATCATGGGGAGGGGGGATGGAGTGGTCCGCCGGAGCTCTCCTCGATGTTCGACGCGAGCTCTTCCGCGATCGAGGCAACTCGCGAATTTATACCGCATTTTCGCTACATTCTCGACGATCTCACCGCTCTTTCCGTGGAGGTGCTTGCCGGTCGCACGATCCATGTGCTGGGTCGCCTGGTGCAGATCGCGTTGTGGACATCGAGTTCACTCGAACGATTCGAGCAAGCTGCACCTCTGATGCAACAACTTGCCCGGGTGACGACGCGCGATGCGGCCACGCGCACGCTTTTGACCCGGCTCTACGTTTACCTGCTCCAGGTGCTCAGGGATGTGGACGCTCGCGCAGTGTACGATAAACTCGTAGAGATCGCAGGGCCCGAAGGAAAAGAGGACGTGATGACTGCCGCGGAACAACTCATGGCCAAGGGAATGGCGGACGGTCTGGCCAAGGGAATGGCGGACGGTCTGGCCAAGGGAATGGCAGACGGTCTGGCCAAGGGAATGGCAGACGGTCTGGCCAAAGGCCGCATCGAGACGCTGCGAATGGCGATCGAGAAAGCCCTCGAAGCGCGAAAAGTCACTCTCTCGGAAGCCGGACGGGCGCGGCTCGAGGGGTGCAGCGATTCCGACGTGCTCGAGCGCTGGTACGAGAGGGCGCTCACCTTGAATGAGGAATCGGAAATCTTCGGTGGGTGA
- a CDS encoding peptidase M23: MAVVGWAGAVNAETAVGPICDQGARVGSTTYYSCNGASHNALDMSNGTCSEWNHRGMINVSKYYRYYGGCANTCSGSSCNGGAGNYYVVSGSNGWEFRQLHVNANGSSGSKTCDRCPLGLVGSTGQSTGAHVHADNRQYGTRKTAWYTSVGTTCGSSAYCGNRVGTPTLQ, translated from the coding sequence GTGGCAGTCGTCGGCTGGGCCGGCGCCGTCAATGCGGAAACGGCGGTGGGCCCTATTTGCGATCAAGGCGCACGAGTGGGATCGACCACGTATTATTCGTGCAACGGCGCTTCGCACAATGCCCTCGATATGAGCAATGGCACCTGCAGCGAGTGGAACCACCGCGGCATGATCAACGTGAGCAAGTACTACCGGTACTACGGTGGTTGCGCGAACACCTGCAGTGGCTCCAGTTGCAACGGCGGCGCGGGCAATTACTACGTGGTGAGCGGCAGCAACGGCTGGGAGTTCCGCCAATTGCACGTCAACGCCAATGGCAGCTCCGGCTCCAAGACCTGCGACCGCTGTCCGCTCGGCCTCGTAGGGTCCACCGGCCAATCCACGGGCGCTCACGTGCACGCGGACAATCGCCAATACGGAACCCGCAAAACGGCTTGGTACACCAGCGTGGGCACCACATGTGGCTCCAGCGCCTATTGCGGCAATAGGGTAGGTACGCCCACGTTGCAGTAG